DNA from Mesorhizobium sp. B2-1-1:
TTCGCGACCCGCAGATACGGGGCCCGCGTCCATTGAGGCTGGGCCGCACAGCGGCGGGGCCTGCTCTCACGCTCCAGTGCATGCCGAAGCGCGAGGATCTCTACAACGAGACCGAATATGAGGAGCCGGAGCGGCAGTTACACCGTCACGTGCTCTATCCCACGCAGCCGGGCGACATGGTGGTGGTCGATGCGCGCGGCGATCTGGGAAGCGGCATCTTCGGCGAGATGATGCTGACCTATTTCGCCGGGCGCGGCGGGGCCGGCGTGGTTGTCGACGGCTGCATCCGCGATTCCGCCCAGGCGGCGGCTTTGGACATCGGCATCTGGGTGAGGGACGTCACGCCGAATTTCCACGCCCAAACCAACATCGTGCCGTTCGCCGTCAACGTTCCCATCGCCTGCTCGAACGTGCTGGTCATCCCTGGCGATATCATCGTCGCCGACGATGACGGCGTGGTCGTCGTGCCGGTCGCCCTTGCTCCAAAATTGGTCGAGCTCGCCGGCGCGCATATTGAGTGGGAAGAGTTTTCGCGCTCGCGCCTGGCGCAAGGGGGAGACCTGCGGAAATACTATCCGTTGAGCCCCGAGGGCGAGGCCGAATACCGAGCATGGCGGCATGCTCAACAAAAATGAGTGGTGCCGGACGGGAGGACAATAGGTGTCTGCAATTGAGATAGAACAGCTCGGCAAGAGCTTCGGCGCCGTGGAAGTTTTGCGCGATGTCAATATCGAGATCGCCAGCGGCGAGTTCGTGGTGCTGGTCGGTCCGTCAGGCTGCGGCAAGTCAACGCTGCTACGCATGATCGCCGGGCTGGAAGAGCAGACGACCGGCGAGATCCGCATCGGCGGGCGTGTCGTCGACGAGATGCCGGCCAAGTCGCGCGACATAGCCATGGTCTTCCAGAGCTACGCGCTCTATCCGCATATGAGCGTGGCCGACAATATGAGCTTCGCGCTTCGACTGGCGAAGGTCCCTAGGGAAGAGATTGTCTCGAGGGTCAAGGCGGCGGCCGAAATCCTTGGCCTGCAGGATCTGCTTGGCCGCATGCCGCGGCAATTGTCCGGCGGCCAGCGCCAACGTGTCGCCATGGGCCGCGCCATCGT
Protein-coding regions in this window:
- a CDS encoding ribonuclease activity regulator RraA, with translation MAADQIPAISDISRPPRQLVDALAAIGSATLASELYHKMGIRDPQIRGPRPLRLGRTAAGPALTLQCMPKREDLYNETEYEEPERQLHRHVLYPTQPGDMVVVDARGDLGSGIFGEMMLTYFAGRGGAGVVVDGCIRDSAQAAALDIGIWVRDVTPNFHAQTNIVPFAVNVPIACSNVLVIPGDIIVADDDGVVVVPVALAPKLVELAGAHIEWEEFSRSRLAQGGDLRKYYPLSPEGEAEYRAWRHAQQK